From the genome of Glycine max cultivar Williams 82 chromosome 2, Glycine_max_v4.0, whole genome shotgun sequence, one region includes:
- the LOC100803404 gene encoding Rhodanese-like/PpiC domain-containing protein 12, chloroplastic-like: MSMLRSVCQLRVGVTTQKPCLHPSILFSFSLSHNTHTLTLTSFPRTFRFHPPSLPLSPFVPFMPPKATASYGTGASAAAEGDRPREILVQHLLVKEDDQKLLLDIQQRISSGEDLSDLAVEYSLCPSKEEGGMLGWVRKGQMVPEFEEAAFTAPLNKVVSCKTKFGWHLLQVLSEREESILQDIQPDELHVKIQDPSFFDGAQLIDVREPEEVAKASLPGFTVLPLRQFGSWGPEITTKFDPQKDTYVLCHHGMRSLQVAKWLQSQGFRKVYNLSGGIHAYAVQVDPSVPTY, from the exons ATGTCAATGTTGAGATCAGTTTGTCAGTTAAGGGTGGGAGTCACAACCCAAAAACCTTGCCTCCATCCCTCAATCTTATTCTCCTTTTCCCTCTCTCACAACACTCACACTCTCACTCTCACATCTTTCCCCAGAACCTTCCGTTTCCACCCACCTTCACTGCCTCTTTCACCCTTTGTGCCCTTCATGCCTCCCAAAGCAACAG CTTCGTATGGCACTGGGGCTAGTGCTGCTGCTGAAGGTGATAGGCCAAGGGAGATATTGGTGCAGCATTTGTTGGTCAAAGAAGATGACCAGAAGCTTCTGTTAGATATTCAGCAAAGAATCTCTTCAG GTGAAGATTTGAGTGATCTTGCTGTGGAATATTCACTGTGCCCATCCAAAGAAGAAGGAGGGATGCTTGGGTGGGTCAGAAAGGGACAAATG GTTCCTGAATTTGAGGAGGCTGCATTTACTGCACCTTTAAACAAAGTGGTAAGTTGCAAAACGAAATTTGGATGGCACCTGCTTCAGGTTTTATCTGAAAG GGAAGAATCAATTCTTCAAGACATTCAACCTGATGAGCTGCATGTGAAAATTCAAGATCCCAGCTTTTTTGACGGGGCACAGTTAATTGATGTGCGAGAGCCTGAAGAAGT GGCCAAAGCATCTTTGCCAGGATTTACCGTTCTTCCCCTCCGACAATTTGGAAGCTGGGGGCCTGAAATAACTACCAAATTTGACCCTCAAAAGGATACTTATGTTCTG TGTCATCATGGCATGCGGTCATTACAAGTTGCCAAGTGGTTGCAGTCAcag GGTTTTAGGAAAGTATACAATCTTTCTGGGGGAATCCATGCCTATGCTGTCCAGGTTGATCCATCAGTTCCCACATATTGA
- the LOC100803941 gene encoding vesicle-associated membrane protein 711: MGILYALVGRGSVVLAEFSGTTTNASAIARQILEKIPGNNDTHVSYSQDRYIFHVKRTDGLTVLCMADDTAGRRIPFAFLEDIHQKFVRTYGRAVHSAQPYGMNEEFSRVLSQQMEYYSSDPNADRINRLKGEMSQVRNVMIENIDKVLDRGDRLELLVDKTANMQGNTFRFRKQARRFRSTVWWRNVKLTIALIVVLLVIVYVVLAFVCHGPALPSCF, translated from the exons ATGGGGATTCTGTACGCGCTGGTTGGTCGTGGATCGGTGGTGCTGGCGGAGTTCAGCGGCACCACCACCAACGCCAGCGCAATCGCGCGTCAGATCCTTGAAAAAATCCCCGGCAACAACGACACGCACGTTTCTTACTCTCAGGATCGCTACATCTTCCATGTTAAACGCACCGATGGACTCACCGTTCTCTGCATGGCCGACGACACCGCCGGAA GGCGAATTCCTTTTGCGTTTCTTGAGGATATTCATCAGAAGTTCGTGCGGACTTACGGACGCGCCGTTCACTCCGCTCAGCCTTACGGGATGAACGAGGAGTTCTCTAGGGTTTTGAGTCAGCAAATGGAGTATTACTCCAGTGATCCTAACGCCGATAGGATCAATCGTCTCAAAGGTGAAATGTCTCAG GTACGGAATGTCATGATAGAAAATATTGACAAAGTTTTAGATAGAGGTGATCGGTTGGAATTGCTGGTCGATAAAACTGCTAATATGCAAGGAAACACATTTCGCTTCAGGAAACAAGCTCGTCGCTTCAGAAGCACTGTTTGGTGGAGAAATGTCAAGCTTAC GATTGCACTTATAGTCGTCCTACTAGTGATAGTTTATGTTGTATTGGCATTTGTTTGCCATGGGCCTGCGCTACCATcttgtttttaa